The following are encoded in a window of Mustela nigripes isolate SB6536 chromosome 1, MUSNIG.SB6536, whole genome shotgun sequence genomic DNA:
- the LOC132012475 gene encoding olfactory receptor 10G7 yields the protein MTNVSLVTMFFLMGLPHAPAMDMPLWGIFLVIYVLTVVGNLLILLVIKVDSHLHTPMYYFLANLSFIDMWFSTVTVPKMLMALASPGGRAISFPSCVAQLYSFHFLGSTECFLYTVMSYDRYLAISHPLRYASMMSGRTCVLLATSTWLSGALHSAVQTTLTFRLPYCGPSQIQHYFCDAPPILKLACADTSVNEMVIFVNIGVVALGCFLLIVLSYVSIVWSILKIRTSEGRHRAFQTCVSHCIVVLCFFGPGLFIYLRPGSRDAVDGVVAVFYTVLTPLLNPVVYTLRNKEVKKALLKVRSKSVFTQHK from the coding sequence ATGACAAATGTGAGCCTCGTCACAATGTTCTTCCTCATGGGCCTTCCCCATGCTCCAGCAATGGACATGCCCCTCTGGGGAATCTTCTTGGTGATTTATGTACTCACTGTGGTGGGGAACCTCCTCATCCTGCTGGTGATCAAGGTGGATTCCCACCTCCACACCCCAATGTACTACTTCCTGGCCAACCTGTCCTTCATTGACATGTGGTTCTCTACCGTCACTGTGCCCAAAATGCTGATGGCCTTGGCATCACCAGGAGGCAGGGCCATCTCCTTTCCCAGCTGTGTGGCCCAGCTCTACTCCTTCCACTTCCTGGGGAGCACCGAGTGTTTTCTCTACACAGTCATGTCCTATGACCGCTACCTGGCCATCAGTCACCCACTCAGGTATGCCAGCATGATGAGTGGGAGGACGTGTGTGCTCCTGGCCACCAGCACGTGGCTCAGCGGCGCTCTGCACTCTGCTGTCCAGACCACACTGACATTCCGTCTGCCCTACTGTGGGCCCAGCCAGATCCAGCATTACTTCTGTGATGCCCCTCCCATCCTCAAGCTGGCCTGTGCAGACACCTCTGTCAATGAGATGGTGATCTTTGTCAACATTGGGGTCGTGGCCTTGGGCTGCTTTCTCCTGATAGTGCTGTCCTATGTGTCCATCGTCTGGTCCATCCTGAAGATCCGCACCTCAGAGGGGAGACACAGAGCCTTTCAGACCTGTGTCTCCCACTGCATTGTGGTCCTTTGTTTCTTTGGCCCTGGTCTTTTCATTTACCTGAGGCCAGGCTCCCGGGATGCTGTGGATGGGGTTGTGGCAGTTTTCTACACGGTGCTGACACCCCTTCTAAACCCTGTGGTATACACTCTGAGGAACAAGGAAGTGAAGAAAGCGTTGCTCAAGGTGAGAAGTAAGTCAgtattcactcagcataaataa